The following proteins are encoded in a genomic region of Arachis ipaensis cultivar K30076 chromosome B02, Araip1.1, whole genome shotgun sequence:
- the LOC107628034 gene encoding uncharacterized protein At4g02000-like, with protein MVETTRDEDRIEEDNLKGGRNVILLEEADISKGYMGNPEGFSVSDKGDNSFRFFFNKEVDVLRVDRGSPWLFKDYVLHVKRWKEDQICDEEIISNFPVWVQFWGLAESFKTLEVGRKLGENLGTVLEVGKFQMRGRDTRIVKAKINIDATRQVRDQLIVAGPNKNEVEVALRYERLGKFCTYCAKLGHEVKNCHDLLKDTESEMVKEDDIGEWVKASQVGT; from the exons ATGGTTGAGACAACGAGGGATGAAGATCGGATCGAGGAAGACAACCTGAAAGGAGGTAGGAATGTGATTCTACTGGAAGAGGCAGACATATCAAAAG GCTATATGGGAAACCCGGAAGGATTTAGCGTGAGTGACAAAGGGGATAATTCCTTCCGattcttttttaataaagaagtGGATGTCTTGCGTGTTGATCGTGGTTCTCCATGGCTATTCAAAGATTATGTGCTCCATGTCAAGAGATGGAAGGAAGATCAGATCTGTGATGAAGAGATTATTTCCAATTTTCCAGTTTGGGTTCAATTTTGGGGTTTGGCAGAATCGTTTAAAACCCTCGAAGTTGGACGTAAATTAGGAGAGAATCTGGGCACAGTGTTGGAGGTAGGTAAATTTCAGATGCGAGGCAGAGATACTAGGATTGTGAAAGCCAAAATCAATATCGATGCTACCAGGCAAGTGAGAGATCAGTTAATAGTGGCAGGACCTAATAAAAATGAGGTAGAAGTGGCACTGCGCTATGAGAGACTTGGAAAGTTTTGTACCTATTGCGCAAAATTGGGGCACGAGGTGAAAAACTGCCATGATCTGCTGAAGGACACAGAGAGTGAGATGGTAAAAGAGGATGACATTGGTGAATGGGTTAAAGCTAGCCAAGTGGGAACGTGA
- the LOC110269334 gene encoding uncharacterized protein LOC110269334, protein MGLMHLSLELLELIFQRISLDDAMNCRATCRSWRKAADAIFSSQLPLMLSLSTRCCGSFGSLSAPWSNHDFTVLTEKWPQNIDRTYNRVYSVQGWLVFNIFRYESVKGQTFSELLFFNPFSRARFKLPKLFLFSGGPYYYQVSVAFNSAPPGSEEFVVAFLVVFCHPEKVYNLIGPEYTKQRLAFIKLKQGSWIESIESDEFFYDIQVHDDNKLYGLTFKHQTSVVFVFTLGDNYRDNHVVERLVMQNTIQDIDAIGRFNFSHAYFKRSHQMVMDTSTGELLLVRHLPIRSYDTEGFSVFKLDRSNLKWCEVFDIGDRFLFWDYTKVSLVSSKGLRLAEQFKRGNCIFFCHANNIGAFFLADKTISHFSMSSSLRISLRNMWFSPAP, encoded by the coding sequence ATGGGTTTAATGCATTTGTCTCTGGAATTGTTGGAATTAATTTTCCAAAGAATATCTTTGGATGATGCCATGAATTGTCGTGCCACATGCCGCTCTTGGCGAAAGGCCGCTGACGCCATATTTTCATCTCAGCTTCCATTGATGCTCTCTCTTTCAACAAGATGCTGTGGAAGCTTTGGAAGTTTATCCGCCCCATGGAGCAACCATGATTTTACTGTGCTCACTGAAAAATGGCCGCAAAACATTGACCGTACCTATAATAGGGTTTACTCGGTGCAAGGCTGGTTGGTGTTCAATATATTTCGTTATGAGTCGGTCAAAGGCCAAACTTTCTCTGAGCTTTTATTCTTCAACCCGTTTTCTCGAGCCAGATTCAAGCTTCCAAAACTGTTCTTGTTTTCTGGAGGGCCGTATTATTATCAAGTTAGTGTTGCATTCAATTCTGCACCACCGGGATCTGAGGAGTTTGTTGTTGCTTTCTTGGTTGTGTTTTGCCATCCAGAAAAAGTGTACAACTTAATCGGACCAGAATATACGAAGCAAAGGCTAGCTTTTATCAAATTGAAGCAAGGATCATGGATTGAATCCATTGAAAGCGATGAATTCTTTTATGATATTCAAGTTCATGACGATAATAAACTGTATGGTCTTACCTTCAAACATCAAACAAGCGTGGTGTTCGTGTTTACCCTCGGAGATAATTATCGTGATAATCATGTCGTTGAACGATTGGTTATGCAAAATACCATACAAGATATAGATGCTATTGGAAGATTTAATTTTTCTCATGCATACTTCAAACGAAGCCATCAGATGGTAATGGACACTAGCACTGGGGAGCTGTTGCTAGTTCGTCATTTACCAATTAGATCTTACGACACAGAAGGGTTTAGTGTTTTTAAGTTGGACAGAAGCAATCTTAAATGGTGTGAGGTTTTTGACATTGGGGATCGTTTCTTGTTCTGGGATTACACCAAGGTAAGTCTTGTGTCTTCTAAGGGGCTCAGACTTGCAGAACAGTTTAAGAGGGGCAACTGCATATTTTTCTGCCATGCAAATAACATAGGAGCCTTCTTCTTAGCTGATAAAACTATTAGCcatttttcaatgagttcttcTTTGCGGATTTCACTTCGGAACATGTGGTTCAGTCCTGCtccttaa
- the LOC107628035 gene encoding uncharacterized protein LOC107628035, translating into MDLSLELLELIFQRLCLDDVMNCRATCRSWRKAADAIFSSQLPLMLSLSTTRCGSFGTLSAPWSNYDSTVFTEKWPREIGNSYNRVYSVQGWLVFNSFHYESVKGQTFSELLFFNPFSRTRFKLPKLFLFSGGPYYYYQLRVAFNSAPPGSEEFVVALLCVVSYQENKKQRLAFIKLKQGSWIESIETDEIFYDIQVDDDNKLYGITFKHETSVVFVFTLGDNHRDNHVVERLVMLNTIQDIDPVGRFIFSHASFKQSHQMVMDTSTGELLLVRRWGGYGTEGFSVFKLDRSNLKLCEVFDIGDRFLFWDFTKVSLVSAKRLRLAERFKRGNCIFFCHANNSYQLSPFQFSDRFRVHDMGVFFLADRTISHFSINSSLPFSHHHMWFSPAP; encoded by the coding sequence ATGGATTTGTCTCTGGAATTGTTAGAATTAATTTTCCAAAGGCTATGTTTGGATGATGTCATGAATTGTCGTGCCACATGTCGCTCTTGGCGAAAGGCCGCTGATGCCATATTTTCATCTCAACTTCCGTTGATGCTCTCTCTTTCAACAACGCGCTGTGGAAGCTTTGGAACCTTATCCGCCCCATGGAGCAACTATGATTCCACTGTGTTCACTGAAAAATGGCCGCGAGAAATCGGCAATAGCTATAATAGGGTTTACTCGGTGCAAGGTTGGTTGGTGTTCAATTCATTTCATTATGAGTCGGTCAAGGGTCAAACTTTCTCTGAGCTTTTATTCTTCAACCCGTTTTCTCGAACCAGATTCAAGCTTCCAAAACTGTTCTTGTTTTCTGGAGGGCCGTATTATTATTATCAACTTCGTGTTGCATTCAATTCGGCACCACCGGGGTCTGAGGAGTTCGTTGTTGCTTTATTGTGTGTGGTTAGCTATCAAGAAAATAAGAAGCAAAGGCTAGCTTTTATCAAATTGAAGCAAGGATCATGGATTGAATCCATTGAAACCGATGAAATCTTTTATGATATTCAAGTTGATGACGATAATAAACTGTATGGTATTACCTTCAAACATGAAACAAGCGTTGTGTTCGTGTTTACCCTCGGAGATAATCATCGTGATAATCATGTCGTTGAACGATTGGTTATGCTAAATACCATACAAGATATAGATCCTGTTGGCAGATTTATTTTTTCTCATGCATCCTTCAAACAAAGTCATCAGATGGTAATGGACACTAGCACTGGGGAGCTGTTGCTAGTTCGTCGTTGGGGAGGTTACGGCACTGAAGGGTTTAGTGTTTTTAAGTTGGACAGAAGCAATCTTAAATTGTGTGAGGTTTTTGATATTGGTGATCGTTTCTTGTTCTGGGATTTCACCAAGGTGAGTCTTGTGTCTGCTAAGAGACTCAGACTTGCAGAACGGTTTAAGAGAGGCAACTGCATATTTTTCTGCCATGCAAATAATAGCTACCAGCTGTCGCCATTTCAATTTAGTGATAGATTTAGGGTACATGATATGGGAGTCTTCTTCTTGGCTGATAGAACCATTAGCCATTTTTCAATTAATTCTTCTTTACCGTTTTCACATCACCACATGTGGTTCAGTCCTGCtccttaa